Genomic segment of Octadecabacter arcticus 238:
TGTCCGACGGGGATTCAACTTGCCCAACGATCAGCGGTAACATTTCAACACCTGCCGGCATCGCCACTTCGCCTTTTGGCGGTTCGCGCCAAGCCAGGGTATCAAAGCCGGAACAATTGACGCAGATCGGCGCCCAGACTGGATGGATATGTTGACAATTGTCGCAAATCCACTGTGGGCCGCGCGTGGCAGTGAGCGCTTTGGCGAGCCAACCACGCACAACCGCATCCGCCGATCCTTCACCGCGTTCAATTGCTGCCATGATTGTAAGACTGCGTGCCGTTGGGTCTTTTGCAACCAATTCCGTGATTGCACGGCGCGCTTCGGGGAAATCTTCCGCAGCAATGTTTAATTCTGCCAAGAGCATTCGTGTCTCAGGATGATTGGGATGCACCTTCGTCAAAGTACTGAAACGTTTGACACGTGCGGCGGGATCTTCATCCGGCGCAATCGCCGCAAATGCTGATGCAAGATCGGGGTGCGGCGCAACATCCCATGCCTTCTTGATAACCCGCGTTGCAGCGCGACTAGAATTCTTTGCAACGTGGGCTTGCGCTGCCATGACAGCTGCAGGCACCAGATCAGGGGACATGCGATTGGCCTCGATTGCCGCTTCCTGCGCCTCAAGCGTTGCACCCTCGGCGAACACGTCCTTTGCCTCAGATAGCGCCAAAACTGCATCGCGGCGGCGATGAACATTGCGCGGCAACTGTCCAGTCTTCAGCTTGGCGGTCAATGTTTCACGCGCGCCCTTCCAGTCAGATTTCTCAGCCTGAAGGCGCAACAATGTATCCTGTGTTTCAACGTGCTTTGGCTTAATCGCGAACGCTTTTTGTGCCAGCAGCAGTGCCGTGTCAGTGTCGCCGTCTTGCAGCTTTTGCTTCATGATTCCACGCACACCGACGAAACGGGTTTTGTCGTCTTCCAGCAATTTGCGATAGGTCAACTCCGCAG
This window contains:
- a CDS encoding heme biosynthesis protein HemY, with product MLWSLVKILVFVAAVMAATFGAIMLLEMEGSATIDIGGQAASFSVIEMVIGLIVLVASIWLVFKLIGLAIATFKFLNGDETAISRYFSRNRERKGYEALSEGMMALASGEGRLAMAKANRAEKFLERPELTNLLTAQAAELAGDRKTAELTYRKLLEDDKTRFVGVRGIMKQKLQDGDTDTALLLAQKAFAIKPKHVETQDTLLRLQAEKSDWKGARETLTAKLKTGQLPRNVHRRRDAVLALSEAKDVFAEGATLEAQEAAIEANRMSPDLVPAAVMAAQAHVAKNSSRAATRVIKKAWDVAPHPDLASAFAAIAPDEDPAARVKRFSTLTKVHPNHPETRMLLAELNIAAEDFPEARRAITELVAKDPTARSLTIMAAIERGEGSADAVVRGWLAKALTATRGPQWICDNCQHIHPVWAPICVNCSGFDTLAWREPPKGEVAMPAGVEMLPLIVGQVESPSDTLDVEIVEAEIVEDDGAIVSSTDDIK